In the genome of Thermosphaera aggregans DSM 11486, one region contains:
- a CDS encoding XTP/dITP diphosphatase, translated as MYREICFATGNRHKYAEAEAIAREHGVILKQCPGVKREIQSDSLEEVAKHAALTAYMELGVPVLVEDAGLFVKALNGFPGPYSSYVYKTIGYAGLLKLMEGVEDRSACFKSVAVLVYEPFLITGVGEVCGAVAYEARGVGGFGFDPIFIPDGYDKTFAEMSVEEKNRVSHRARALRSVFKTLGEYLRAPE; from the coding sequence ATGTATCGTGAAATATGCTTTGCAACGGGGAACAGGCACAAGTATGCTGAGGCGGAGGCTATTGCGAGAGAGCACGGCGTGATCCTTAAGCAGTGCCCGGGGGTTAAGAGAGAAATCCAGTCCGACAGCCTCGAGGAGGTTGCGAAGCATGCTGCTTTAACAGCCTACATGGAGTTGGGCGTGCCCGTACTGGTTGAGGACGCGGGCTTGTTTGTTAAAGCACTCAACGGTTTCCCAGGGCCGTACAGTAGCTATGTTTACAAGACCATAGGGTATGCGGGGCTGCTCAAGCTCATGGAGGGTGTGGAGGATAGGAGTGCTTGCTTCAAATCTGTTGCAGTCCTCGTTTACGAGCCGTTCCTGATAACGGGTGTTGGAGAAGTGTGCGGGGCAGTGGCGTACGAGGCCAGAGGGGTTGGAGGCTTCGGCTTTGACCCGATTTTCATACCCGATGGTTACGATAAAACCTTCGCCGAGATGAGTGTTGAGGAAAAGAACAGGGTGAGCCACAGAGCGAGGGCCCTCCGGAGCGTTTTCAAAACCCTCGGGGAGTACCTGAGGGCGCCTGAATAA
- a CDS encoding 30S ribosomal protein S15: MNKKRDKGQSHSNRPARAGPPRWLKLDMSPSDVELLVVELAKKGYTPSMIGVLLRDQYGIPLVKQVTGKKLAQILEKHGVKIVIPEDLMALMQKAVNLRRHLDEHPKDYHSKKGLIEVESKIHRLVKYYKRTGVLPPDWKYEPEKAKLLISGGMYRFESQESVQAV, translated from the coding sequence ATGAACAAGAAGAGGGATAAGGGTCAGTCACACTCAAACAGACCTGCCAGGGCGGGGCCGCCGAGATGGCTAAAGCTTGACATGAGCCCTAGCGATGTTGAGCTCCTCGTGGTGGAGCTCGCTAAGAAAGGCTATACTCCATCCATGATAGGGGTTTTGCTACGGGACCAGTACGGCATACCCCTTGTGAAGCAGGTCACGGGGAAGAAGCTCGCCCAGATACTTGAGAAGCACGGTGTTAAAATAGTCATCCCCGAGGACTTGATGGCTCTCATGCAGAAGGCTGTTAACCTGAGGAGGCATCTCGACGAGCACCCGAAGGACTATCACAGTAAGAAGGGCTTGATAGAGGTTGAATCCAAGATACACAGGCTGGTGAAATACTATAAGAGAACGGGTGTTCTACCGCCTGACTGGAAGTATGAGCCGGAGAAGGCCAAGCTCCTCATCTCCGGTGGAATGTACAGGTTTGAAAGCCAGGAGAGTGTTCAAGCAGTTTAA
- a CDS encoding thioredoxin family protein, whose translation MPEVVIEVLGPEPPCPRCSAALYIVNKVVNRLGVRGSVEVVKKDINSDDVLDKYGVLISPAIAVNGEVKFQGRVPSEKELEKLLRSFLSRDVQG comes from the coding sequence ATGCCTGAAGTCGTCATAGAGGTTTTGGGGCCTGAACCCCCATGCCCCCGGTGCAGCGCGGCATTGTACATTGTCAACAAGGTTGTGAATAGGCTTGGGGTTCGTGGAAGTGTTGAAGTGGTTAAGAAGGATATCAACTCTGATGACGTGCTGGATAAGTATGGTGTTTTAATATCCCCCGCGATTGCTGTGAACGGAGAGGTAAAGTTCCAGGGGAGGGTTCCATCGGAGAAGGAGCTTGAGAAGTTGCTGAGAAGCTTCCTCTCAAGGGATGTGCAGGGTTAA